The Microlunatus antarcticus DNA segment GGTTGCGCCGGGTCTGAGCGGGGTCGGGCCCCGACGGCGACCCCGCCCGTCGGGTTGTCAAACCGGCGGGTTGGATGGAGCCATGACGTCCTCCGACTACACCGAACCCGCCGTCGCGCTCGGTCAGCACCGCATGCCCCTGCTGGGCTTCGGCACCTGGCAGATCGAGAACGACGACGCCCCGCAGGCCACGACGACGGCGCTGGAGCTCGGCTACCGCCACATCGACACGGCGACCGGCTACGGCAACGAGGCCGGCATCGGCGCGGCGCTCGCCTCGTCCGGCCTCGACCGCGACGCTGTCTTCGTCACCACCAAGCTCCCGCCGGAGAACGTCGGGCACGAGCGGCAGACGATCGAGGAGAGCCTGACCAAGCTCGGCCTCGACCGCGTCGACCTGTGGCTGGTGCACTGGCCGCCGAACTCCCAGGCCTCGCCCGAGGTCTGGGAGCACGTGATCAAGGCCCAGCAGGACGGCCTGGCCACCAGCATCGGGGTCAGCAACTACTCGCTCGCCCAGATCGACGAGCTCGTCGCCGCGACCGGGGTCACCCCTGCGGTCAACCAGATCCGCTGGAGCCCGGGCATCTACGACGCCGCGGTCGCCGAGGGGCTGGCCGAGCGGGGCGTCGTGCTCGAGGGCTACAGCCCCTTCAAGGCGAGCAACCTCGACGACCCGACGCTGCTCCGGATCGCGGAGGCCCACGACGCGACCGCCGCGCAGGTGATCGTGGCGTGGCACGTGGCGCACGACTACGTCGTGATCCCCAAGTCGGTCCGGCGCGAGCGCATCGAGGCCAACGGCGCCGGCGCGCGGATCGAGCTGAGCGCCGAGGAGGTCGCGGCGATCGACGGTCTGGGTGCCTGACTGCGCCGCGACCCGGCGGCGCTGAGGGGGTCGGGGTGCACGTCCTGATCACCGGCGCCGCCGGCATGGTGGGCCGCAAGCTCACGGCCCGGCTGGTCGCGGACGGGCGGCTGGGCGAGCGGCCGGTCGAGCGGCTGACGCTCGCCGACGTCGTCCTGCCGCCCCGGCCCGAGGGCTACGCGGGCGTCGTCGACGTCGTGGCCGCCGACCTGGCCGAGCCGGGCGTGGTCGAGCGACTGATCGAGGCCCGGCCGGACGTCGTGTTCCACCTGGCCGCCGTGGTCTCCGGCCAGGCGGAGGCGGACCTCGACCTCGGCTACCGGGTGAACCTCGACGGCACCCGCGCCCTGCTCGACGCCATCCGTACGGCGCACGTCGAGGACGGCTACCACCCGCGCGTGGTCTTCACCTCGTCGATCGCCGTGTACGGGGCGCCGCTGCCGAACCCGATCGGCGAGGACCTCCACCAGGCCCCGCTGACCAGCTACGGCACCCAGAAGGCGATCGGGGAGCTGCTGCTGGCCGACTGGACGCGCCGCGGGTTCCTCGACGGGGTCGGGATCCGGCTGCCGACGATCTGCATCCGGCCCGGTGCACCGAACCAGGCGGCCTCCTCGTTCTTCTCGAGCATCCTGCGGGAGCCGCTGGCCGGGCGGGAAGCAGTGCTGCCCGTGCCCGAGACGGTGCGCCACTGGCACGCGTCACCACGATCGGCGGTCGCGTTCCTGGTCCGCGCGGCCACGCTCGACACGGCCCTGGTGGGGCCGCGTCGCACGCTGTCGATGCCGGGGCTGAGCGCGACGGTCGGCGAGCAGATCGAGGCGCTGCGGCGGGTGGCGGGGGAGCGTGCCGTCCACTTGATCCGGCGCGAGCCGGACCCCGTGATCATGGGGATCGTCCAGACGTGGGCGGAGGCGCTGGACGCGTCCCGGGCGGAACGGCTCGGCTTCGTGGCCGAGACCTCGTTCGACGAGATCATCCGCGTGCACGTCGAGGACGAGCTGGGCGGCGTCCTGCCGTAGGGCGGGCGCCGAGCGGTCAGTCGGTGCCGAGCACGTCGCGCCACGAGTAGGTGGGCGTCCAGCCGAACAGGGTCTTGATCTTGCCGCAGCCGAAGGCCGAGGCTGGGTCCTGGTAGTCGTCGGCGAAGCGGTCGTACCCGTCGTAGTACTCGGCCATGAGGTCGCGCAGGCCGCGCTTCGCCCGGGTGTCGGCGGCGGCGATCAGGCACACCTCGTGCCCGGTGCTGTCGCCCTCGAGCGCGGCGCGGTAGGCCGTGCCGACGTCGCGGGCGTCGATGTAGCTCCAGAAGTTCGCGCTGCTCAGGGACGGGTCCGCCCACTCGTCGCGGAACCGGCCGTAGCCGTCGGGGTCGATCACGTTGTTGATCCGCAGGCCGACCCACGCCGTGCCCGGGTGGGCGAGGACGAGGGAGTCGACGATCACCTCGCTGATGTACTTGCTCAGCGCGTACGCGTTGGGCGACGGCCGGCGCTCGCCCTCGTCGAAGGGGATCCGGTCCGGCACGACGCCGTCGGTGAGGA contains these protein-coding regions:
- a CDS encoding aldo/keto reductase, which translates into the protein MTSSDYTEPAVALGQHRMPLLGFGTWQIENDDAPQATTTALELGYRHIDTATGYGNEAGIGAALASSGLDRDAVFVTTKLPPENVGHERQTIEESLTKLGLDRVDLWLVHWPPNSQASPEVWEHVIKAQQDGLATSIGVSNYSLAQIDELVAATGVTPAVNQIRWSPGIYDAAVAEGLAERGVVLEGYSPFKASNLDDPTLLRIAEAHDATAAQVIVAWHVAHDYVVIPKSVRRERIEANGAGARIELSAEEVAAIDGLGA
- the denD gene encoding D-erythronate dehydrogenase, whose translation is MHVLITGAAGMVGRKLTARLVADGRLGERPVERLTLADVVLPPRPEGYAGVVDVVAADLAEPGVVERLIEARPDVVFHLAAVVSGQAEADLDLGYRVNLDGTRALLDAIRTAHVEDGYHPRVVFTSSIAVYGAPLPNPIGEDLHQAPLTSYGTQKAIGELLLADWTRRGFLDGVGIRLPTICIRPGAPNQAASSFFSSILREPLAGREAVLPVPETVRHWHASPRSAVAFLVRAATLDTALVGPRRTLSMPGLSATVGEQIEALRRVAGERAVHLIRREPDPVIMGIVQTWAEALDASRAERLGFVAETSFDEIIRVHVEDELGGVLP
- a CDS encoding NAD-dependent epimerase/dehydratase family protein, whose protein sequence is MKIVVTGGNGRAGQWVVRDLAAAGHDVVNLDLAPRSDLELPGEFCRVDLTDAGQVYDVLAQYRPDGVAHLAANPSPSGNARISVFDNNVVSAHNVLQAAGDLGIGRVVYASSEMATGLLTDGVVPDRIPFDEGERRPSPNAYALSKYISEVIVDSLVLAHPGTAWVGLRINNVIDPDGYGRFRDEWADPSLSSANFWSYIDARDVGTAYRAALEGDSTGHEVCLIAAADTRAKRGLRDLMAEYYDGYDRFADDYQDPASAFGCGKIKTLFGWTPTYSWRDVLGTD